A single window of Deltaproteobacteria bacterium DNA harbors:
- a CDS encoding GTP-binding protein produces the protein MSKAKFDRTKPHINIGTIGHVDHGKTSLTAAITKVLSTRGLAEFLA, from the coding sequence ATGAGCAAGGCCAAATTTGACAGGACAAAGCCGCACATAAACATAGGGACAATAGGTCATGTAGACCACGGCAAGACCAGCCTAACAGCGGCAATAACAAAAGTATTAAGCACAAGAGGACTGGCAGAATTTCTTGCATA